A section of the Macadamia integrifolia cultivar HAES 741 chromosome 9, SCU_Mint_v3, whole genome shotgun sequence genome encodes:
- the LOC122089152 gene encoding protein FAR1-RELATED SEQUENCE 5-like, with amino-acid sequence MITLASSIDMEEYAMVRSTWLYMETEDVYGIEELSDIEKAIEADDAELEPHLEDGGVETQRSATSEHLHSDDEGIVDAIDFGDENDEQPNSGSKDASKAGTTCGSTDEAEITPYVGMKFVDLKAAYSFYNNYARMKGFGVRIDRSHLSRKRGLDGSRQVLSKRFVCYKEGFRNDNDKRQKGKEVRHRAEVRVGCPAFVVVKAASDGDGWVVDKFEASHNHPMIFPGQTIRLLNFGEESDQQPDSENASKDASEAGTTGGRTDEKEMLPFIGMKFVDLKEAYSFYSNYARMIGFGVRIDRTNLSRKREPDGSRQVLSKRFVCYKEGFRNDNHKRQRGKDVRHRTEVRIGCPAFVMVKAAPDGWVVDKFEPNHNHPMVAPGQTFRLRSPEHLMDKSYMRRNERKMIAVDCQAVLTYFNSMQVRDPGFIYSIKVSDDGVVSGIFWADSKVRSAYEVFGDVVVFDTIYKTNRYKWPFGLFTGVNNNAQSVLFGCGLVANETKESFEWLFKAWMNAMGDKAPKAIITDECTGIIPAVGGVFPKTLHRFCSWHVAQRALENLSSLWDQNPDFKKEWKECIYRSCTKDDFLARWEAMMLKYKLKNHSWLSDKFAQKEYWVPCYLRGSFFAGLSSTRRSEGMNSYFRGYFNDTMTLCRFVKQYERAITRRREKEADASVKILAQLPQLSSQSPLEEHAGKVYTRRVFEIVKKHFNASLSLSAHEDLAEGPIRKFKVGPFKVPTEQRCMVEYNSLEEEVHCSCCMFEFIGLVCKHVLKVLQMVDRSNIPSKYILFRWTNGARPGLPVDHIPDNTSTTITTSSVWGLSHAIRNMMAMACSSPECCEVAKGTLQGLTEKLSTMVQNASGVGVGDSTIGTQKSTIESTSVAHKHVNVPPSVNCGQPSQVDQKHPMEQPIEKGKSRCSICRGTGHNKTKCQAVNKETGEPGLKRGLAGDKEPSETGHLFIRF; translated from the exons ATGATCACTTTAGCTTCCTCCATAGATATGGAGGAATATGCCATGGTTAGGAGTACCTGGCTATATATGGAAACAG AGGATGTATATGGAATTGAAGAATTGTCAGATATTGAGAAAGCAATTGAAGCTGATGATGCTGAGTTGGAGCCTCATCTAGAAGATGGGGGTGTTGAGACACAACGTTCTGCCACCTCTGAGCATTTGCATAGTGATGATGAGGGTATAGTGGATGCGATTGATTTTGGAGATGAGAATGACGAGCAGCCTAACAGTGGTTCTAAGGATGCAAGCAAAGCAGGGACAACTTGTGGAAGCACTGATGAAGCAGAGATAACGCCGTATGTTGGAATGAAATTCGTTGATTTAAAAGCAGCCTATTCTTTCTACAATAATTATGCCCGGATGAAAGGTTTTGGTGTTCGCATTGATCGGTCACATCTATCAAGGAAAAGGGGGTTAGATGGTTCAAGGCAGGTTCTGTCAAAGAGGTTTGTGTGTTATAAAGAGGGTTTCCGAAATGACAATGACAAGAGACAGAAGGGGAAAGAGGTGCGTCACCGTGCAGAGGTTAGAGTTGGTTGTCCTGCATTTGTTGTGGTTAAAGCAGCCTCCGATGGTGATGGTTGGGTAGTTGACAAATTTGAAGCAAGTCACAatcacccaatgatttttccgGGCCAAACAATCAGGCTCCTAAATTTTGGAGAAGAGAGTGACCAGCAGCCTGACAGTGAAAATGCTTCTAAGGATGCAAGCGAAGCAGGAACAACCGGTGGGAGGACTGATGAAAAAGAAATGTTGCCGTTTATTGGGATGAAATTCGTTGACTTAAAAGAAGCCTATTCTTTCTATAGTAATTATGCCCGGATGATAGGTTTTGGTGTTCGCATAGATCGGACAAACCTATCAAGGAAAAGGGAGCCAGATGGTTCAAGGCAGGTTCTATCAAAGAGGTTTGTATGTTATAAAGAAGGTTTCCGAAATGACAACCACAAGCGACAAAGGGGAAAAGATGTGCGTCACCGAACAGAGGTTAGAATTGGTTGTCCTGCATTTGTCATGGTTAAAGCAGCTCCTGATGGTTGGGTAGTTGATAAATTTGAACCAAATCACAATCACCCAATGGTTGCTCCAGGGCAAACATTTAGGCTCCGATCGCCTGAACATTTGATGGATAAAAGTTatatgagaagaaatgaaaggaaGATGATTGCAGTGGATTGCCAGGCTGTTTTAACATATTTTAACTCCATGCAAGTCAGGGATCCCGGATTTATTTATTCCATCAAAGTATCTGATGATGGAGTAGTCAGTGGAATTTTTTGGGCTGATAGCAAAGTGAGGTCTGCTTATGAAGTGTTCGGTGATGTTGTGGTTTTTGATACAATATACAAAACTAATCGGTATAAATGGCCATTTGGTCTGTTCACTGGGGTAAACAACAATGCTCAATCTGTTTTGTTTGGATGTGGTTTGGTTGCTAATGAAACAAAGGAGTCATTTGAGTGGTTGTTCAAGGCATGGATGAATGCAATGGGAGACAAGGCACCGAAGGCTATTATTACTGATGAATGTACTGGTATTATACCTGCAGTGGGTGGTGTTTTCCCCAAAACATTACATCGCTTTTGCTCATGGCATGTTGCGCAGCGTGCCCTAGAAAATCTCAGTTCCCTATGGGACCAAAACCCTGATTTTAAGAAGGAATGGAAGGAGTGCATTTATCGTTCATGTACAAAGGATGATTTTCTTGCTCGGTGGGAAGCAATGATGttgaaatataaattgaaaaacCACTCGTGGCTGAGTGATAAATTTGCACAAAAGGAGTATTGGGTGCCTTGTTATTTGCGAGGCTCATTCTTTGCTGGATTGAGCTCAACACGGCGAAGTGAGGGGATGAACAGTTACTTTCGGGGGTATTTCAACGACACTATGACATTGTGTAGATTTGTCAAGCAATATGAAAGGGCTATCACTAGGCGTAGAGAAAAGGAAGCTGATGCAAGTGTCAAAATATTGGCCCAATTACCTCAATTGTCATCTCAAAGTCCACTTGAAGAGCATGCGGGAAAGGTGTACACAAGGAGGGTGTTTGAGATTGTGAAGAAACATTTCAATGCGAGCCTTAGTTTATCTGCCCATGAGGACTTAGCCGAAGGGCCAATTCGGAAGTTTAAGGTGGGGCCTTTTAAGGTTCCAACTGAGCAGAGATGCATGGTGGAATACAACTCCTTGGAGGAAGAGGTGCATTGTAGTTGTTGTATGTTTGAGTTCATAGGGTTAGTGTGTAAACATGTTCTAAAGGTTCTGCAGATGGTTGATCGTAGCAATATCCCCTCTAAATACATACTATTTAGGTGGACTAATGGAGCAAGGCCTGGGTTGCCAGTTGATCATATTCCAGATAACACCTCTACTACTATCACAACAAGTTCAGTATGGGGCTTATCACATGCCATCAGGAATATGATGGCCATGGCGTGCTCATCCCCAGAATGTTGTGAAGTTGCTAAGGGAACATTACAAGGGTTGACTGAGAAGCTTTCCACCATGGTGCAAAATGCTTCCGGAGTTGGGGTTGGTGATTCCACTATAGGCACTCAAAAGTCCACCATTGAATCAACGTCCGTAGCACATAAGCATGTGAATGTCCCTCCATCTGTGAATTGTGGCCAGCCGAGTCAAGTCGATCAGAAACATCCAATGGAGCAACCCATAGAGAAGGGAAAGAGCAGGTGTAGTATATGTCGTGGCACTGGGCATAACAAGACAAAGTGCCAAGCAGTTAACAAAGAG ACGGGTGAACCTGGGTTGAAGAGGGGTTTGGCCGGGGATAAGGAACCCTCTGAAACgggtcatttatttattag GTTTTGA